The proteins below come from a single Bacillota bacterium genomic window:
- a CDS encoding GNAT family N-acetyltransferase, with protein sequence MWTVEYATHDDVASILSVQRSAFEENQRRYRFPLPQLRETEEDVARDLREAVVLVARQGEEVIGAVRGRIDGEACEVYDLAVDPAYAHLAVGRSLMSRIEAEALGRGATRVRLRTGLRDAPAIDFYLKLGYRPTSVVRDDLTEYDQVEFVKELAE encoded by the coding sequence TTGTGGACCGTCGAGTACGCCACCCATGACGACGTGGCCAGCATCCTGAGCGTGCAGCGCTCCGCCTTCGAAGAGAACCAGCGCCGCTACCGCTTCCCCCTGCCCCAGCTGCGCGAGACGGAGGAGGACGTGGCGCGCGACCTGCGCGAGGCGGTGGTCCTGGTGGCGCGGCAGGGCGAGGAGGTCATCGGCGCCGTGCGCGGGCGCATCGACGGGGAGGCGTGCGAGGTCTACGACCTGGCGGTCGACCCGGCCTACGCCCACCTGGCGGTGGGGCGCTCGCTGATGAGCCGCATCGAGGCGGAGGCACTGGGGCGGGGGGCGACGCGCGTCCGGCTGCGCACGGGCCTGCGCGACGCGCCCGCCATCGACTTCTACCTGAAGCTGGGCTATCGGCCCACCTCCGTGGTGCGCGACGACCTGACCGAATACGACCAGGTAGAGTTCGTCAAGGAGCTGGCCGAGTAG
- the bshC gene encoding bacillithiol biosynthesis cysteine-adding enzyme BshC → MRRTVTKIPKEFRAGPLTPLAVNPLFARWLADRSALAGRLTLAVDPADPALERAAGETERLDAGGRRGLAEALVATAEELGAPRESLANAARLAEPRALAVVTGQQPALATGPAYTLYKALQAVRWARELERRWARPVIPVFWLAGDDHDYGEASGAWVWTADRRGLRVRLATRRGWRKPVAWLPLEADARLAVRTLSEALAPLAHGGRVAALLEESLGASRQMGDWFARQLLALLGRQGLVLLDPMRPELRRLAAPVVERVLRRPEEVLEACRSGEEAVRRLGFEPALRSPEGQLPLFHLDASGARRVLRFSQGSFHERGGAWSGDAGRLLAELEAEPGRFSPSAALRPVVQDRLLPTVAYVAGPGEIAYMSQLAELYAFYGMRPPVLLPRRHVTFAGPEEREWLDGLGLDAERLWQAHDALDALVAEAVPRLRRAVSDWGARRAALERELRASQRFLEQLAGQGVVRQEAGAEAGWVGEWLERLDSRFRERLRQRFRSDFGEARRVAAALFPQGLPQDRHYTVWSWLARQGPEWLEELLEAPLEPLHVLVLETPSAATCGQGRLAAERGEE, encoded by the coding sequence GTGCGAAGGACGGTGACCAAGATCCCCAAAGAGTTTCGTGCCGGACCCCTGACTCCTCTCGCCGTCAACCCGCTCTTCGCGCGCTGGCTGGCGGACCGCTCCGCCCTGGCGGGGAGGCTGACGCTGGCGGTCGACCCGGCCGACCCCGCCCTGGAACGGGCGGCCGGCGAGACGGAGCGGCTCGACGCCGGCGGCCGCCGCGGCCTGGCGGAGGCGCTCGTGGCGACCGCGGAGGAGCTGGGCGCGCCCCGGGAGAGCTTGGCCAACGCCGCCCGCCTCGCCGAGCCGCGGGCGCTGGCGGTGGTGACCGGACAGCAGCCGGCGCTGGCCACGGGTCCGGCCTACACCCTCTACAAGGCGCTGCAAGCGGTGCGCTGGGCGCGGGAACTCGAGCGGCGCTGGGCGAGGCCCGTCATCCCTGTCTTCTGGCTGGCCGGTGACGACCACGACTACGGCGAGGCGTCCGGCGCCTGGGTCTGGACCGCGGACCGTCGGGGCCTGCGCGTCCGCCTGGCCACCCGGCGCGGCTGGCGGAAGCCGGTCGCCTGGCTGCCGCTGGAGGCTGACGCGCGGCTGGCCGTGCGCACGCTCTCCGAGGCGCTGGCGCCGCTGGCGCACGGGGGCCGTGTGGCGGCGCTGCTGGAGGAGAGCCTGGGGGCCTCGCGGCAGATGGGCGACTGGTTCGCCCGCCAGCTGCTGGCGCTGCTGGGACGCCAGGGCCTGGTGCTGCTCGACCCCATGCGGCCCGAGCTGCGGCGGCTGGCCGCGCCGGTGGTGGAGCGGGTGCTGCGCCGGCCGGAGGAGGTGCTGGAGGCCTGTCGCAGCGGCGAGGAGGCCGTGCGCCGGCTGGGCTTCGAGCCGGCCCTGCGCTCGCCGGAGGGACAGCTGCCCCTTTTTCACCTGGACGCGTCGGGCGCCCGGCGCGTCCTCCGCTTCTCGCAGGGAAGCTTCCACGAGCGGGGCGGCGCCTGGAGCGGCGACGCCGGCCGGCTCCTGGCGGAGCTGGAGGCGGAGCCCGGCCGCTTCAGCCCGTCGGCCGCCCTCCGCCCCGTCGTCCAGGACCGGCTGCTGCCCACCGTCGCCTACGTGGCCGGACCGGGCGAGATCGCCTACATGAGCCAGCTGGCCGAGCTCTACGCCTTCTACGGCATGCGACCGCCGGTCCTCCTGCCGCGCCGGCACGTCACCTTCGCCGGGCCGGAGGAGCGGGAGTGGTTGGACGGGCTGGGCCTCGACGCGGAGCGCCTCTGGCAGGCGCACGACGCGCTGGACGCGCTGGTGGCCGAGGCGGTGCCCCGTCTCCGCCGGGCCGTCTCCGACTGGGGGGCGAGGCGCGCCGCGCTGGAGCGGGAGCTCCGGGCCAGCCAGCGCTTCCTGGAGCAGCTGGCCGGGCAGGGCGTCGTGCGGCAGGAGGCGGGCGCGGAGGCGGGCTGGGTGGGGGAGTGGCTGGAGCGGCTGGACAGCCGCTTCCGGGAGCGGCTCCGCCAGCGCTTCCGTTCCGATTTCGGCGAGGCGCGCCGCGTCGCCGCCGCGCTCTTCCCCCAGGGGTTGCCGCAGGACCGCCACTACACCGTCTGGTCGTGGCTGGCCCGGCAGGGCCCGGAGTGGCTGGAGGAGCTGTTGGAGGCTCCGCTGGAGCCGCTCCACGTGCTCGTGCTGGAGACACCCTCCGCGGCGACCTGCGGGCAGGGGCGGCTCGCCGCAGAGAGGGGGGAGGAGTAG
- a CDS encoding D-alanyl-D-alanine carboxypeptidase: MRPRPAGAPGEASRRRRRFGLVLLLLLLPLPLATLPASAAAVDPRLRTADLLRPAEPPPPVEAPGFLVMDEQTGQVLAERQGDVPRPPASITKILTALVVLERRRPDERVTVSREASQVQGSRVYLSGGSTFTVEQLLLALMLASANDAAVALAEHVAGSEEAFASLMNRRALQLGARTAHFVNASGLPDPSHVASPLDMALIARAALQNPAFRRLVATREADIPWYHGSGPRHLVNHNKLLFEHPDVVGVKNGYTVEAGQTLVLAVRRGSEGILVVTMGGGSRNWEESYALADWAFRNFRRIEAVRAGQRFLLPAGAERHVEAEATRALRLDVPVGSPPPRLRLRTFRSERPGGVSARVEVYVGDVQVGDVALARPATEQQAAGAGAGWRDRGGWLLAGLALLAVGWEWRLRRLRRRRLALRRRRRELPAGEGR; the protein is encoded by the coding sequence GTGAGGCCGCGGCCGGCCGGCGCGCCGGGCGAAGCGAGCCGGCGGAGGCGCCGGTTCGGCCTCGTGCTCCTCCTCCTGCTGCTTCCCCTGCCCCTGGCGACGCTCCCCGCCTCGGCCGCGGCGGTCGACCCCCGCCTCCGCACCGCCGACCTCCTTCGTCCCGCCGAGCCGCCGCCGCCCGTGGAGGCGCCGGGCTTCCTGGTGATGGACGAGCAGACCGGGCAGGTGCTGGCGGAACGCCAGGGCGACGTGCCGCGCCCGCCGGCCAGCATCACCAAGATCCTGACGGCCCTCGTGGTCCTGGAGCGGAGGCGGCCGGACGAGCGGGTGACCGTCAGCCGCGAGGCCTCGCAAGTGCAGGGCAGCCGCGTCTACCTGAGCGGGGGCTCGACCTTCACGGTGGAGCAGCTGCTCCTGGCGCTGATGCTGGCCTCGGCCAACGACGCGGCGGTGGCGCTGGCGGAGCATGTGGCCGGTAGCGAGGAAGCCTTCGCCAGCCTGATGAACCGGCGCGCTCTCCAGCTCGGCGCGCGCACCGCCCACTTCGTCAACGCCAGCGGGCTGCCCGACCCCTCGCATGTCGCCTCGCCGCTGGACATGGCGCTCATCGCCCGCGCGGCGCTTCAGAATCCGGCCTTCCGCCGCCTGGTGGCCACGCGCGAGGCGGACATCCCCTGGTACCACGGCAGCGGCCCCCGTCACCTCGTCAACCACAACAAGCTGCTCTTCGAACACCCCGACGTGGTCGGGGTGAAGAACGGCTACACGGTAGAGGCCGGCCAGACACTGGTCCTGGCCGTGCGGCGGGGATCCGAGGGGATCCTGGTGGTCACCATGGGGGGCGGGAGCCGCAACTGGGAGGAGAGCTATGCCTTGGCCGACTGGGCTTTCCGGAACTTCCGCCGCATCGAGGCGGTGCGGGCGGGGCAGCGCTTCCTGCTGCCGGCCGGCGCCGAGCGCCACGTCGAGGCCGAGGCCACGCGCGCCCTCCGGCTGGACGTACCCGTCGGTTCGCCCCCGCCTCGCCTCCGGCTTCGCACGTTCCGGTCCGAGCGCCCGGGCGGCGTCTCCGCGCGGGTGGAGGTCTACGTGGGCGACGTGCAGGTGGGCGATGTGGCGCTGGCTCGGCCGGCGACGGAGCAGCAAGCGGCGGGAGCCGGCGCCGGCTGGCGGGACCGGGGCGGCTGGCTGCTGGCGGGCTTGGCGCTGCTGGCGGTCGGCTGGGAATGGCGCCTGCGCCGCCTGCGCAGGCGGCGGCTGGCGCTGCGACGGCGAAGGCGGGAGCTGCCGGCGGGAGAAGGCAGGTGA
- a CDS encoding nicotinamide-nucleotide amidohydrolase family protein, with protein sequence MGGERALELARRLGERLRQRGETLAVAESCTGGLLADRITDVPGASDYFLLGVVAYANRAKEALLGVPAAVLERHGAVSGETARAMAEGVRRRAGSDWGLATTGIAGPGGARPGKPVGLVWVATAGSGEVWAEELHLAGDRRQVKEGAVEALLEAFLRTLEGGWG encoded by the coding sequence GTGGGCGGCGAGCGCGCCCTTGAGCTGGCACGACGGTTGGGCGAGCGGCTGCGGCAGCGGGGCGAGACGCTGGCCGTGGCCGAATCGTGCACGGGAGGGCTGCTGGCCGACCGCATCACCGACGTGCCCGGCGCTTCCGACTACTTCCTGCTCGGTGTGGTCGCCTACGCCAACCGCGCCAAGGAAGCGCTGCTCGGCGTGCCCGCCGCGGTGCTGGAGCGGCACGGCGCGGTGAGCGGGGAGACGGCGCGCGCCATGGCCGAGGGGGTGCGCCGGCGCGCGGGCTCCGACTGGGGGCTGGCGACGACCGGCATCGCCGGCCCCGGCGGGGCCCGGCCGGGCAAGCCGGTGGGCCTGGTCTGGGTGGCGACGGCCGGGAGCGGGGAGGTCTGGGCGGAGGAGCTTCACCTGGCCGGCGATCGCCGCCAGGTGAAGGAGGGGGCGGTGGAGGCGCTGCTGGAGGCCTTCCTGCGCACGCTGGAGGGCGGGTGGGGATGA
- a CDS encoding cold shock domain-containing protein encodes MQGTVKWFNAEKGYGFISRDDGEGDVFVHYTAIQSEGFRTLEEGQRVQFDIVQGTKGPQAQNVVKL; translated from the coding sequence TTGCAGGGTACCGTTAAGTGGTTCAACGCGGAGAAGGGTTACGGGTTCATCAGCCGGGACGACGGTGAGGGCGACGTCTTCGTCCACTACACCGCCATCCAGAGTGAAGGATTCCGGACCCTGGAAGAAGGTCAGCGCGTCCAGTTCGACATCGTTCAGGGCACCAAGGGGCCCCAGGCCCAGAACGTTGTAAAACTCTGA
- a CDS encoding AAA family ATPase has product MRELAVGTAVALLLFLLAQGVNVLPFLVLGGLLFALYRWVGLPGLAVRRFVPLAPAERNEGVTFDDIGGQGSAKQELLEALTFVTEAERVRALGIRPLRGILLVGPPGTGKTLLAKAAATATRSVFIPASGAEFVEMYAGVGAQRVRELFRRARETARRGGRSSAVVFIDELEVLGGKRGRHESHLEYDQTLNQLLVEMDGIRGDEDVYLLVIGATNRPDLLDEALTRPGRFDRVVRVELPDREGRRQILELHTRNKRLAGDVDLDEVARETFGFSGAHLESLANEAAILALREGEEAIHQRHLLEAVEKVIMGEKLDRRPTEAERYRIAVHESGHALVGEWLEPGSVASITIASRGEALGYVRQAPQQDPYLYTQEYLENQICRALGGSVAERLVLGGASTGAASDFDQALSLAERMIEAGMTRLGVVSRETLPPALRHRVLSELMAEMERRTQAIVEENRERLEGLARELLARERLGGAEVRQLLGLPSPGEAGAREGSEAGGAADAAGGAV; this is encoded by the coding sequence GTGAGGGAGCTGGCCGTGGGGACGGCCGTGGCCCTGCTCCTCTTCCTGCTGGCGCAGGGTGTCAACGTGCTGCCCTTCCTCGTCCTCGGGGGTCTGCTCTTCGCCCTCTACCGCTGGGTGGGCCTGCCCGGCCTGGCGGTGAGGCGCTTCGTGCCGCTGGCGCCGGCGGAGCGGAACGAGGGCGTCACCTTCGACGACATCGGCGGCCAGGGCTCTGCCAAGCAGGAGCTCCTGGAGGCGCTCACCTTCGTCACGGAGGCCGAGCGCGTCCGCGCCCTGGGCATCCGGCCGCTGCGCGGCATCCTGCTGGTGGGCCCGCCGGGGACGGGCAAGACGCTTCTGGCCAAGGCTGCCGCCACCGCCACCCGCTCCGTCTTCATCCCCGCCTCGGGCGCCGAGTTCGTCGAGATGTACGCGGGCGTGGGCGCCCAGCGCGTGCGCGAGCTCTTCCGGCGCGCGCGGGAGACGGCCCGGCGCGGCGGGCGCTCCAGCGCCGTCGTCTTCATCGACGAGCTCGAGGTGTTGGGCGGAAAGCGGGGCCGTCACGAGAGCCACCTGGAGTACGACCAGACGCTCAACCAGCTGCTGGTGGAGATGGACGGCATCCGCGGCGACGAAGACGTCTACCTGCTGGTCATCGGCGCCACCAACCGGCCGGACCTGCTGGACGAGGCGCTGACGCGCCCGGGGCGATTCGACCGGGTGGTGCGCGTGGAGCTCCCCGACCGCGAGGGACGCCGCCAGATCCTGGAGCTCCACACGCGCAACAAGCGGCTGGCCGGGGACGTCGACCTGGACGAGGTGGCGCGGGAGACCTTCGGCTTCTCCGGCGCGCACCTGGAGAGCCTGGCCAACGAGGCCGCTATCCTGGCGCTGCGCGAGGGGGAGGAGGCGATCCACCAGCGCCACCTGCTGGAGGCCGTCGAGAAGGTGATCATGGGCGAGAAGCTGGACCGTCGGCCGACCGAGGCGGAGCGCTACCGGATCGCCGTCCACGAATCGGGCCATGCGCTCGTGGGCGAGTGGCTGGAACCCGGCTCGGTGGCCAGCATCACCATCGCCTCGCGGGGGGAGGCGCTGGGCTATGTCCGCCAGGCGCCCCAGCAAGATCCCTACCTTTACACGCAGGAGTACCTGGAGAACCAGATCTGCCGGGCGCTGGGGGGCTCGGTGGCGGAGCGGCTGGTCCTGGGCGGCGCCAGCACCGGCGCAGCCAGCGATTTCGACCAGGCGCTCTCGCTGGCCGAGCGCATGATCGAGGCTGGCATGACGCGCCTGGGCGTGGTCAGCCGCGAGACGCTGCCGCCGGCGCTCCGCCACCGCGTCCTGAGCGAGCTGATGGCGGAGATGGAGCGGCGGACGCAGGCCATCGTGGAGGAGAACCGCGAGCGCCTGGAGGGACTGGCCCGCGAGCTCCTGGCCCGGGAGCGGCTGGGCGGCGCAGAGGTGCGGCAGCTGCTGGGCCTTCCCTCCCCCGGCGAAGCCGGCGCCCGGGAGGGGAGCGAGGCGGGGGGCGCGGCGGACGCCGCGGGAGGGGCGGTGTGA
- the thpR gene encoding RNA 2',3'-cyclic phosphodiesterase, whose amino-acid sequence MSETWRLFVAIPLEGLAAEPLRATRSEWERRLPGLRWVGAEQLHLTLRFLGESPPDRVGPLLERLERVERPATGAPLRLAGGGAFPQPARARVLWWGLAAEWLEPLARQVEEAVRAAGWPAEERRFVGHLTVARVRGGGSLDARPLLTGWQDRLWATGAVSEFVLYRSQLRPQGPLYTPLARFAFR is encoded by the coding sequence ATGAGCGAGACGTGGCGCCTCTTCGTCGCCATCCCCCTCGAGGGGTTGGCGGCGGAGCCGCTCCGGGCGACGCGGAGCGAGTGGGAGCGGCGGCTGCCCGGCCTGCGCTGGGTGGGCGCGGAGCAGCTGCACCTGACGCTCCGCTTCCTGGGCGAGAGCCCGCCCGACCGGGTCGGCCCGCTCCTGGAGCGGCTGGAGCGGGTGGAGCGCCCCGCGACCGGGGCGCCGCTGCGGCTGGCGGGCGGGGGCGCCTTCCCCCAGCCGGCCCGGGCGCGCGTCCTCTGGTGGGGGCTGGCGGCGGAGTGGCTGGAGCCGCTGGCGCGGCAGGTGGAGGAGGCGGTGCGCGCCGCGGGCTGGCCGGCCGAGGAGCGTCGCTTCGTCGGCCACCTGACCGTCGCGCGGGTGCGGGGGGGTGGCAGCCTGGACGCACGGCCGCTTCTGACGGGCTGGCAGGATCGCCTCTGGGCGACGGGGGCCGTCTCCGAGTTCGTCCTCTACCGGAGCCAGCTCCGCCCCCAGGGTCCGCTCTATACCCCTCTGGCGCGCTTTGCCTTCCGCTGA
- a CDS encoding DEAD/DEAH box helicase, producing MNLAQLLEEVDADPALRASVTAWVRTPPREAEWRDWPEEVPAALRGALERRGIRRLYSHQRAAWEAVRRGQNPVVVTPTASGKTLCYNLPVLERLLVEPGARALYLFPTKALAQDQRAELAAITAELGGEPATDTYDGDTPAERRRAVRAGARIVITNPDMLHSAILPHHTGWQKLFQGLRFVVVDELHQYRGVFGSHVANVLRRLARVAAFYGSRPQYICTSATIGNPAELASRLTGQPAVAIEESGAPQGEKHLIFYNPPLVDPASGIRRSSLAEAEAWAARFLRHEIPTILFGRSRLSVELMLSELRRKLPPAVARRVEGYRGGYLPGERRRIERSLRSGETLGVASTNALELGVDIGGLSACVMAGYPGSVASTWQEAGRAGRRNEPAAAVLVASGAPLDQFVVTHPEYFLSKPPEEARINPENLYILMSHVQCAAFELPFRDGERWPGLEGEEVDLEAILEFLAQEGVLRLAGGRWYWNAESFPANEISLRSAAQENVVIVDTSRGARVIGEVDLFSAPLLVHEQAIYLHGGRQYEVTRLDFAERKAYVRPVEVDYYTDADLAVELRVTSVERQELLPGGWQRAWGEVRVVSRATLFKKIRFTTRENVGWGRIHLPELEMPSTAFWLSLPPESGALWPQAVLEGGLLGLGRLLAGVAPLYLLCDGHDLRASIQARSPFTGRPTVFLYESYPGGVGLSEKLYTLHRELLHAALELVERCPCANGCPGCVGPASEVGPRGKEVARALLAAALAGAEERPDEVRPHGAP from the coding sequence GTGAACCTGGCACAACTCCTGGAGGAGGTCGACGCCGATCCGGCGCTCCGGGCCTCGGTGACGGCCTGGGTGCGGACGCCGCCGCGCGAGGCGGAGTGGCGCGACTGGCCGGAGGAGGTACCGGCGGCGTTGCGCGGGGCCCTCGAGCGGCGTGGCATCCGCCGCCTTTACAGCCACCAGCGCGCCGCCTGGGAGGCGGTGCGCCGCGGCCAGAACCCGGTGGTGGTGACGCCCACAGCTTCCGGCAAGACGCTCTGCTACAATCTGCCGGTGCTCGAGCGCCTGCTGGTCGAGCCGGGCGCCCGCGCGCTCTACCTCTTCCCCACCAAGGCGCTGGCCCAGGACCAGCGGGCCGAGCTGGCCGCCATCACCGCCGAGCTGGGCGGCGAGCCGGCGACCGACACCTACGACGGCGACACCCCCGCCGAGCGGCGCCGCGCCGTCCGCGCCGGCGCGCGCATCGTCATCACCAATCCCGACATGCTCCACTCGGCCATCCTGCCGCATCACACGGGCTGGCAGAAGCTCTTCCAGGGCCTGCGCTTCGTGGTCGTCGACGAGCTCCACCAGTACCGCGGCGTCTTCGGAAGCCACGTGGCCAACGTCCTCCGCCGGCTCGCCCGCGTCGCCGCCTTCTACGGAAGCCGCCCGCAGTATATCTGCACCTCGGCCACCATCGGCAACCCGGCCGAGCTGGCCAGCCGGCTGACCGGCCAGCCGGCCGTGGCCATCGAGGAGAGCGGAGCGCCGCAGGGCGAGAAACATCTGATATTTTATAATCCTCCTCTTGTCGATCCCGCCTCGGGGATCCGGCGGAGCTCGCTGGCCGAGGCCGAGGCCTGGGCGGCACGCTTCCTGCGTCACGAGATCCCGACCATCCTCTTCGGCCGCTCCCGCCTCTCCGTCGAGCTGATGCTCTCGGAGCTGCGCAGGAAGCTGCCTCCCGCCGTGGCGCGGCGCGTCGAGGGCTACCGGGGCGGCTACCTCCCGGGCGAGCGGCGGCGCATCGAGCGGAGCCTGCGCAGCGGCGAGACGCTGGGTGTGGCCAGCACCAACGCCCTGGAGCTGGGCGTGGACATCGGCGGCCTCAGCGCCTGCGTCATGGCCGGCTACCCGGGCAGCGTGGCCAGCACCTGGCAGGAGGCGGGCCGGGCGGGGCGGCGGAACGAGCCGGCGGCGGCGGTGCTGGTGGCCAGCGGCGCCCCCCTGGACCAGTTCGTCGTGACGCACCCGGAGTACTTCCTGTCGAAGCCGCCCGAGGAGGCGCGCATCAACCCGGAAAACCTCTACATCCTCATGAGCCACGTGCAGTGCGCCGCCTTCGAACTGCCCTTCCGCGACGGCGAGCGCTGGCCCGGCCTGGAGGGGGAGGAGGTGGACCTGGAGGCGATCCTGGAGTTCCTCGCCCAGGAAGGGGTGCTCCGCCTCGCGGGCGGACGCTGGTACTGGAACGCGGAGAGCTTCCCCGCCAACGAGATCAGCCTCCGCTCGGCCGCCCAGGAGAACGTGGTCATCGTCGACACGAGCCGCGGTGCCCGCGTCATCGGCGAGGTCGACCTCTTCTCCGCGCCGCTGCTGGTCCACGAGCAGGCCATCTACCTCCACGGCGGCCGCCAGTACGAGGTGACGCGCCTCGACTTCGCCGAGCGGAAGGCGTACGTGCGGCCGGTGGAGGTGGACTACTACACCGACGCCGACCTGGCGGTGGAGCTGCGCGTTACCTCGGTGGAGCGCCAGGAGCTCCTGCCGGGCGGCTGGCAGCGAGCCTGGGGCGAGGTGCGGGTGGTCTCCCGCGCCACGCTCTTCAAGAAGATCCGTTTCACCACACGGGAGAACGTGGGCTGGGGCCGGATCCACCTGCCGGAGCTGGAGATGCCCTCCACCGCCTTCTGGCTGAGCCTCCCGCCGGAGAGCGGGGCGCTCTGGCCGCAGGCGGTGCTGGAGGGCGGCCTCCTGGGGCTCGGCCGGCTGCTGGCGGGCGTGGCGCCGCTCTATCTCCTCTGCGACGGGCACGACCTGCGCGCCTCCATCCAGGCGCGCTCGCCCTTCACCGGCCGGCCGACGGTCTTTCTCTACGAGAGTTATCCGGGCGGTGTGGGGCTGAGCGAGAAGCTCTACACGCTCCACCGCGAACTCCTGCATGCCGCCCTGGAGCTGGTGGAGCGCTGCCCCTGCGCCAACGGCTGCCCCGGCTGCGTCGGACCCGCCAGCGAGGTGGGCCCGCGCGGCAAGGAGGTGGCGCGGGCGCTCCTGGCCGCGGCCCTGGCGGGGGCGGAGGAGCGGCCGGACGAGGTGAGGCCGCACGGGGCTCCTTGA
- the rimO gene encoding 30S ribosomal protein S12 methylthiotransferase RimO: MGSGRASVYIETLGCAKNTVDSEYMAGILERAGFRLTREPARADVAVLETCGFIGPAREESLAALEELLEWKRRGRARAVVVAGCLVQRDPAGLRQLYPDVDALLGSGDFPRVAEVLERLLEREPRTGAGAVAAGAPPDVVGRPDYRYDELLPRRRDGGFSAYVKIAEGCDHGCAFCAIPLMRGRFRSRPPEVIEQEVRRLVASGVREINLVAQDSTAYGLDRPGCPRLPELLRRLDRVEGLEWLRLHYAYPTLVDEPLLEAMAESRHVLHYLDMPLQHASDRILEAMRRPERRRLIEAKVELVRRRLPDVVLRSTFIVGFPGEGRDDFRELLDLLRGLELDRVGFFAYSPEEGTPAASLRPQVPERVKASRLRRAEDLQARISRRRQSRLVGQVLEVWAEGPDEQDPGYWLGRWWGQAPEVDGNVVFRPGRPHRPGDRVRVRIERAEAADLLGSEVG; the protein is encoded by the coding sequence ATGGGTTCCGGGCGGGCGTCGGTCTACATCGAGACGCTGGGCTGCGCGAAGAACACGGTGGACAGCGAGTACATGGCCGGAATCCTGGAGCGCGCCGGCTTCCGGCTGACGCGGGAGCCGGCGCGGGCCGACGTGGCCGTGCTGGAGACCTGCGGCTTCATCGGGCCGGCGCGGGAGGAGTCGCTGGCGGCGCTGGAGGAGCTCCTGGAGTGGAAGCGGCGCGGGCGGGCGCGGGCGGTGGTGGTGGCGGGCTGCCTCGTGCAGCGCGATCCCGCCGGCCTGCGGCAGCTCTACCCGGACGTCGACGCGCTCTTGGGCAGCGGCGACTTCCCGCGCGTGGCCGAGGTGCTGGAGCGGCTTCTGGAGCGGGAACCGCGGACCGGAGCTGGGGCGGTCGCGGCGGGTGCGCCCCCGGACGTGGTGGGCCGGCCCGACTACCGCTACGACGAGCTGCTGCCCCGGCGGCGGGACGGAGGCTTCTCCGCCTACGTCAAGATCGCCGAGGGTTGCGATCACGGCTGCGCCTTCTGCGCCATCCCGCTGATGCGGGGACGCTTCCGCTCGCGGCCTCCTGAGGTGATCGAGCAAGAGGTGCGCCGCCTGGTGGCCTCAGGCGTGCGCGAGATCAACTTGGTGGCCCAGGACAGCACGGCCTACGGCCTCGACCGGCCGGGCTGCCCGCGTCTGCCGGAGCTTCTCCGGCGACTGGACCGGGTCGAGGGGCTGGAGTGGCTCCGCCTCCACTACGCCTACCCCACGCTGGTGGACGAGCCGCTGCTGGAGGCCATGGCCGAGAGCCGCCACGTCCTCCACTACCTGGACATGCCCCTGCAGCATGCCAGCGACCGCATCCTGGAGGCCATGCGGCGCCCCGAGCGGCGCCGTCTCATCGAGGCCAAGGTGGAGCTGGTCCGGCGCCGCCTGCCTGACGTCGTCCTGCGCAGCACCTTCATCGTCGGCTTCCCCGGTGAGGGGCGCGACGACTTCCGGGAACTGCTGGACCTGCTGCGCGGCCTGGAGCTGGATCGCGTCGGCTTCTTCGCCTACTCGCCCGAGGAAGGGACCCCCGCCGCCAGCCTCCGCCCGCAGGTGCCCGAGCGGGTGAAGGCGTCGCGCCTGCGCCGCGCGGAGGATCTCCAGGCGCGCATCAGCCGGCGGCGGCAGTCGCGCCTCGTCGGTCAGGTGCTGGAGGTCTGGGCGGAGGGGCCCGACGAGCAGGACCCCGGCTACTGGCTCGGCCGCTGGTGGGGCCAGGCGCCGGAGGTGGACGGGAATGTGGTCTTCCGCCCCGGGCGTCCCCACCGACCGGGCGACCGGGTGCGCGTCCGCATCGAGCGGGCCGAGGCAGCCGACTTGCTGGGGAGCGAGGTCGGGTGA